A section of the Selenomonas sp. AB3002 genome encodes:
- a CDS encoding TrbI/VirB10 family protein codes for MNNLLGNAQTFFKRRWGKKNEDDVDDETEFDGDEADKSPGKVSMNGGSHGTVFGINRKIVTAVVVGGFLVVGMATIFNITDKNDKAQEKPQQTQETAANPDGLMKNDKNAVGSYDQLLDPRRQQMGKPGSHPNNSGNAEVNGQNGDNPNNPQQVQQARANMTIPAIPQAPYSAPVALPSQANAAPAVQSAEEREAEQAKKAMEDRFKSAIDFALGRSGGNNTDMVTAEAGAPAPAGAMNGGSANSGLVQVGYTAPSDTILQAGTVIPAMLFSGINTDTPGQITAEVQADVFDSATGTRLLIPAGSTLVGSYEQGEAATTGRVSLVFTTLVMANGGSYNLGDSLVALDSNGYNGLHGKVNHHTGSKVGGGMFASALAALGSYASGNVSTQNTYTGGQLAMQGALANLMQTASTLFKKGADKQNTVTIAPGQQFNIFVTKPISFGI; via the coding sequence ATGAACAACCTTTTAGGTAATGCCCAGACATTCTTCAAGCGTAGATGGGGGAAAAAGAACGAGGATGATGTAGACGACGAGACTGAATTTGATGGGGACGAGGCAGACAAAAGCCCTGGCAAGGTCAGCATGAACGGTGGAAGCCATGGCACAGTCTTCGGCATAAACCGCAAAATCGTCACAGCAGTTGTTGTAGGCGGTTTTCTGGTGGTTGGCATGGCTACTATCTTCAACATTACAGACAAGAATGACAAGGCACAAGAAAAGCCCCAGCAGACACAGGAAACGGCTGCCAATCCTGACGGCCTGATGAAAAACGACAAAAATGCAGTGGGCAGCTATGACCAACTTTTAGATCCCAGACGTCAGCAGATGGGAAAACCGGGTAGCCATCCCAATAATTCCGGCAATGCGGAGGTTAATGGGCAGAATGGAGATAATCCAAATAATCCCCAGCAGGTTCAACAAGCCCGGGCGAATATGACCATACCGGCTATTCCGCAGGCTCCGTATTCCGCTCCCGTGGCTTTGCCTAGTCAGGCAAATGCTGCTCCTGCTGTCCAGTCTGCTGAAGAACGGGAAGCGGAACAGGCCAAGAAAGCCATGGAAGACCGCTTCAAAAGTGCCATAGACTTTGCTCTGGGCAGAAGCGGGGGCAATAACACAGATATGGTCACGGCTGAAGCTGGAGCACCTGCTCCGGCAGGGGCGATGAATGGCGGTTCGGCGAATTCCGGCCTCGTGCAGGTGGGTTATACAGCTCCCAGTGACACGATCCTCCAAGCCGGTACGGTTATCCCGGCCATGCTCTTTTCCGGCATCAACACGGACACCCCGGGACAGATTACGGCAGAGGTTCAGGCAGATGTCTTCGATAGTGCCACAGGTACAAGGCTCCTGATTCCGGCTGGCAGCACCTTGGTGGGCAGCTATGAGCAGGGGGAGGCGGCAACTACCGGCAGGGTAAGTCTGGTATTCACCACTCTCGTCATGGCAAACGGTGGATCCTATAACCTGGGAGACAGCCTAGTCGCTTTGGACAGCAATGGTTACAATGGCCTCCATGGTAAGGTCAACCACCATACCGGCAGCAAAGTCGGCGGCGGCATGTTTGCTTCAGCCTTGGCTGCTCTCGGCTCCTACGCTTCCGGCAATGTTTCCACCCAGAACACCTACACCGGCGGCCAGCTGGCCATGCAGGGGGCACTGGCGAACCTGATGCAGACGGCTTCCACCCTCTTCAAGAAGGGTGCAGACAAGCAGAACACTGTCACCATTGCTCCTGGGCAGCAGTTCAATATCTTCGTCACCAAGCCTATTTCCTTTGGTATCTGA
- a CDS encoding TrbG/VirB9 family P-type conjugative transfer protein: protein MLNSKLKKIICGALLCSTFAMPYMQSVEAAKASDVNAEAQQTEKNQKEVQDKLTALESKLKAVEADKSGEANTAAIREITEELKELHRQMESSAVAQSRIMEALDDVQYKNKEMERFMEDPSDGYYGTAATEKYLVYPGGDGSTPSYTQDAINAQGNSTMVFAYAPNQLYKIYCRRGYLTDLAFHKGENIKFVGGGDTVGWTVINSTVDGVPHLYIKPVVETSTTNLIVTTEKHSYQLILNTSNWYNPMVIWTYEAENMANGLMEMAKEDRLTTGQVAATNIANLDFSYHVSGGESSSRPSMVFSDGEKTFIKFDKMVARKYPLFIKEKGTKDMKITNYKVKDNYFIVEKVFDRAQIRLSDSEIITIRHGK, encoded by the coding sequence ATGTTGAATAGCAAACTGAAGAAGATCATCTGCGGGGCACTCCTTTGCAGCACCTTTGCCATGCCCTATATGCAGAGTGTGGAGGCTGCCAAGGCATCTGATGTAAATGCAGAGGCACAGCAGACAGAGAAAAACCAGAAGGAAGTGCAGGATAAGCTCACGGCCTTGGAAAGTAAGCTTAAAGCCGTGGAGGCAGACAAGAGCGGCGAGGCCAATACTGCCGCCATCAGGGAGATTACCGAGGAACTGAAAGAACTGCACAGGCAGATGGAAAGTTCTGCTGTTGCCCAGAGCCGTATCATGGAGGCGTTGGACGATGTGCAGTACAAGAACAAGGAAATGGAAAGATTCATGGAAGATCCCTCAGACGGCTACTATGGCACGGCGGCCACGGAGAAATATCTGGTTTATCCGGGAGGCGATGGCAGCACTCCCAGCTACACGCAGGATGCTATCAATGCACAGGGCAATTCAACCATGGTTTTTGCCTATGCTCCAAACCAGCTTTATAAAATCTACTGCCGTCGGGGCTATCTGACAGACCTGGCTTTCCACAAGGGGGAGAATATCAAGTTTGTGGGAGGCGGTGACACGGTAGGCTGGACAGTGATCAACTCCACCGTGGACGGGGTCCCTCACCTTTACATCAAGCCGGTAGTGGAAACCAGCACCACCAACCTTATTGTCACCACGGAAAAGCACTCATACCAGCTTATCCTGAACACCTCCAACTGGTATAACCCCATGGTCATTTGGACTTATGAGGCGGAGAATATGGCAAATGGCCTGATGGAAATGGCAAAGGAAGACCGTCTTACCACGGGGCAAGTAGCCGCTACCAATATTGCTAATCTGGATTTCAGCTATCATGTGTCCGGCGGGGAAAGCTCCAGCCGTCCTTCCATGGTCTTCTCGGATGGAGAAAAGACATTCATCAAGTTCGACAAGATGGTAGCCAGGAAATACCCCCTATTCATCAAGGAGAAGGGCACCAAGGATATGAAAATCACCAATTACAAGGTCAAGGACAACTACTTCATAGTGGAAAAGGTCTTTGACAGGGCCCAGATTCGCCTTTCTGACAGTGAAATCATCACAATTAGGCACGGCAAGTAA
- the trbB gene encoding P-type conjugative transfer ATPase TrbB: MANTQLVNERYVQMLESNMGPQLMAYMQDETITEIMLNPDGHIWIDTHDRGLVESPINMSANIAKQLIYNVGSLAGRVVPADFPELEAEIPASRLFSSCRFQGELPPIVKAPSFNIRKFGKKLFTLDDYVAQGTMTEVQRQTIMTAIREHKNIIAAGGTASGKTTLLNAILAEISQMNERIVIIEDTSELRCKAPNHVKLQTAPPNMDMDMLLRITLRKSPNRIVVGEVRSKEAMTLLEAWSTGHRGGCCTVHSESAYDTLSRLEELTSRVSMTPQKETVGRAVDVVVYLRKKVTKRLIEDIILVNGYNKQTGDYDIEKIG; encoded by the coding sequence ATGGCGAATACACAGCTGGTCAATGAACGTTATGTGCAGATGCTTGAATCTAACATGGGGCCGCAGCTGATGGCCTATATGCAGGATGAGACGATTACGGAAATCATGCTCAACCCTGACGGTCACATCTGGATAGATACCCATGACCGGGGCCTGGTGGAAAGCCCCATCAACATGAGTGCCAATATAGCCAAGCAACTTATTTACAATGTGGGTTCGCTGGCTGGCCGGGTAGTCCCGGCAGATTTCCCGGAGTTAGAGGCAGAGATTCCTGCGTCCCGGCTCTTTAGCTCCTGCCGTTTTCAGGGCGAGCTGCCACCGATTGTGAAAGCCCCGTCTTTCAATATTCGCAAATTCGGCAAGAAGCTCTTCACGTTGGATGATTATGTGGCACAGGGCACCATGACGGAAGTGCAGCGGCAGACCATCATGACGGCCATCCGGGAGCATAAGAACATCATTGCTGCCGGGGGCACGGCTTCAGGTAAAACCACCCTCCTGAATGCCATCCTGGCTGAGATTTCCCAGATGAATGAGCGGATAGTGATTATCGAGGACACCTCGGAACTTCGCTGTAAGGCACCCAATCATGTGAAGCTGCAGACCGCTCCACCAAACATGGATATGGATATGCTGCTTAGAATCACCCTCCGCAAGTCTCCCAACAGGATTGTGGTAGGGGAGGTACGTTCCAAGGAGGCCATGACCCTGCTGGAGGCATGGTCAACAGGCCACCGGGGTGGCTGCTGTACGGTGCATAGCGAATCGGCCTATGACACCCTATCCCGCTTAGAAGAACTGACCTCCCGTGTCTCTATGACCCCCCAGAAGGAAACGGTGGGCAGAGCCGTGGATGTGGTGGTCTATCTGCGGAAGAAGGTCACCAAGCGGTTGATTGAGGACATCATTCTGGTGAATGGTTACAACAAACAGACCGGGGATTATGACATCGAGAAAATCGGCTGA
- a CDS encoding VirB8/TrbF family protein, which produces MSIQKMFRRPEKYNQSAGSNPATPAEKAAAVWDRRVGSAVTQAYNWRRATILMGIACLVLAGGLVVQSLKTQVIPYVVTVDKNTGEVEKAGAFTGADYTPGEAEKKYFITKFVLNARSVVLDPVAQTNDQREAVAYLTTNAANKYEMVKQNEKFDDKFGNCTVTPHIVSIQKVPDSETSYQVRWTEEEYGIRSGDKKTRNMSGVFSYTMLPVEGDALQVNPLGLFITGFDFSNDASQVNSGSESKKKS; this is translated from the coding sequence ATGTCGATTCAAAAGATGTTTAGAAGGCCGGAAAAATATAACCAGTCGGCAGGCTCTAATCCTGCTACTCCGGCAGAAAAGGCTGCGGCTGTCTGGGACAGACGAGTAGGAAGTGCGGTGACACAGGCCTATAACTGGCGAAGGGCAACAATCCTCATGGGGATTGCTTGTCTGGTGTTGGCTGGCGGCCTTGTGGTTCAGTCCCTCAAAACACAGGTCATTCCCTATGTGGTGACGGTAGACAAGAACACCGGGGAAGTAGAAAAAGCCGGGGCTTTCACGGGGGCAGATTATACTCCCGGCGAGGCCGAGAAGAAGTATTTCATCACCAAGTTTGTCCTGAACGCCCGTTCCGTGGTTCTCGACCCTGTAGCCCAGACCAATGACCAGCGGGAAGCGGTGGCCTATCTCACTACCAATGCAGCCAACAAGTATGAAATGGTGAAGCAGAATGAGAAGTTCGATGATAAATTCGGCAACTGCACGGTAACGCCTCACATTGTATCAATTCAGAAGGTGCCGGATTCTGAGACATCTTATCAGGTGCGGTGGACGGAGGAAGAGTACGGCATCCGCTCTGGGGACAAGAAGACCCGGAACATGAGCGGCGTGTTCTCCTATACCATGCTGCCGGTGGAGGGGGATGCCCTGCAGGTGAATCCCTTGGGGCTGTTCATCACTGGCTTTGACTTCTCCAATGATGCCAGCCAGGTCAACAGCGGAAGCGAAAGCAAAAAGAAAAGTTGA
- a CDS encoding type IV secretory system conjugative DNA transfer family protein, with amino-acid sequence MEDRQLQTKVMLYIIGVVLIGILLGSWYGTQQVGADCHYAEYLGGLHIGSIAIYQPFGMVAWKKNAEIMAQITPQVMNAHFFDLYLGGLIGGGIGYMISKKYQQRTSHGTAAWATAEDIKKAKLNAEENGVVCGRNPYNHQIMLHDGPEHILLLAPTRSGKGVGVITPTGIIWKHSIFFFDPKAELWNMTSGWRKKHHKQKVMKFEPLCKDGSGARWNPFAEINFQSTDEMDDVTTIAEMMCKTGEKSGGDPFWENSAVALVKGVIMHLLYKHYQEGKDLPNPSDVMSFLSSPNMDTDHLFANMKIYPHISPKEFMEVEEWENVMDENGKPRLDEEGKLVRKLKKKWRNPLKEIYGEYIPDLKPYKKALGIQPDTEEWFKVKTLEDLRLAIVEYEKQCKPEDKLNWEAPDISGYKDKSEIDMGISMADAKSPWYHLLVHPKVAESASNMYNGAKETRASIMQTTQTSLDLYQNPLIKANTAISDFTVRDLLDPKQTVSLYLVLQPNDVEKLRPLTRLFISTMMSKLVRDMDFGEGGGTTNVVKQRLLLMLDEFPQLRKMEQIENQLAICAGYGVKICIVAQNIGQLNQLYTKENGIAANCHVQIYYTPADNDSARMLSDKLGDATITTSSISSSGKLFEKNTSVSENARKLMTPDEASRMDEKKELVFVTGKRPIFADKIRFYEEPYFVKRVSVKAPPFSDTCTEVKDYSQLFAIHEPERRSQEEKRRKVELARLEAEKSLQKEAGARPEGGEQEEKAKNKVLDMAPENLAPVEPEVGEEKEVQAPSEPAQPMEEERKQGQLTEAERKQEAEAFAKAAICVSRQPHRRPRPMSQEAADEKEAGNTEIVEPDRPEEPQDEDHSGTQGSGQPAEPFEERPRPEGADKVEAPADEGDDDDDEYGLDDDEEWQKYQQSKKVG; translated from the coding sequence GTGGAAGATAGACAGCTACAGACAAAGGTGATGCTCTACATCATCGGCGTTGTGCTCATAGGCATCCTGCTCGGCTCATGGTACGGCACCCAGCAAGTGGGTGCCGATTGCCATTATGCAGAGTACCTTGGCGGCCTTCACATCGGCAGCATTGCCATCTATCAGCCCTTTGGCATGGTGGCATGGAAGAAAAACGCCGAGATTATGGCACAGATTACACCCCAGGTCATGAACGCTCACTTTTTTGACCTCTACCTCGGGGGCTTAATAGGAGGCGGCATTGGCTACATGATCAGCAAGAAATACCAGCAGCGTACCTCCCACGGCACGGCGGCCTGGGCAACGGCGGAGGACATCAAAAAAGCCAAGCTCAACGCCGAGGAAAATGGCGTGGTGTGCGGCAGAAATCCCTATAACCATCAGATTATGCTCCACGATGGCCCCGAACATATCCTGCTGCTGGCTCCTACTCGTTCAGGTAAGGGTGTGGGTGTCATTACCCCCACGGGGATAATCTGGAAACACTCCATTTTCTTCTTTGACCCGAAAGCGGAGTTATGGAACATGACCTCCGGCTGGCGAAAGAAGCATCACAAGCAGAAGGTCATGAAGTTTGAACCACTTTGCAAAGACGGGTCCGGGGCACGGTGGAATCCCTTTGCGGAAATCAATTTCCAGAGCACGGATGAAATGGATGATGTGACCACCATTGCGGAAATGATGTGCAAGACCGGCGAAAAAAGCGGCGGTGATCCCTTCTGGGAAAATTCGGCGGTGGCCTTGGTTAAGGGGGTTATCATGCACCTTCTGTACAAGCATTATCAGGAGGGCAAAGACCTGCCCAATCCCTCAGATGTTATGAGCTTCTTGTCCTCTCCCAACATGGACACCGACCATCTTTTCGCCAACATGAAGATATATCCCCATATCAGCCCCAAGGAGTTCATGGAGGTTGAGGAATGGGAAAATGTCATGGACGAAAATGGCAAGCCCCGGCTGGATGAAGAGGGAAAGCTAGTCCGCAAGCTAAAGAAAAAGTGGCGTAATCCCCTGAAGGAGATCTACGGGGAGTACATACCCGACCTGAAGCCCTATAAAAAGGCCTTGGGAATACAGCCAGACACGGAGGAATGGTTCAAGGTTAAAACCTTGGAGGACTTGCGGCTGGCCATTGTGGAGTATGAGAAGCAATGCAAGCCGGAAGATAAGCTGAACTGGGAGGCTCCCGATATCTCGGGCTATAAGGACAAAAGCGAGATTGACATGGGTATATCCATGGCTGATGCCAAATCTCCGTGGTATCACCTGCTGGTGCATCCGAAGGTGGCTGAAAGTGCCAGCAATATGTATAACGGTGCCAAGGAAACAAGGGCTTCCATCATGCAGACTACTCAGACTAGCCTTGACCTGTACCAGAACCCACTTATCAAGGCCAATACGGCCATTTCGGATTTCACCGTCCGTGACCTCTTAGACCCCAAGCAGACGGTTTCTCTCTATCTTGTGTTGCAGCCCAACGATGTAGAGAAGCTGCGTCCTCTCACAAGGCTGTTCATCAGTACCATGATGTCGAAGCTCGTCCGGGATATGGATTTCGGTGAAGGGGGGGGCACTACCAATGTGGTGAAGCAGCGACTGCTGTTAATGTTGGACGAATTTCCCCAGCTCCGAAAGATGGAGCAGATAGAAAACCAGCTGGCTATCTGTGCTGGTTACGGCGTGAAAATCTGCATTGTAGCTCAGAACATTGGGCAGCTTAACCAGCTCTATACCAAGGAGAACGGCATTGCTGCCAACTGCCATGTGCAGATCTACTACACACCGGCAGACAACGATTCAGCCAGGATGCTCTCGGACAAGCTGGGGGATGCTACCATTACCACCAGCAGCATATCCAGTTCCGGCAAGCTCTTCGAGAAGAACACCTCTGTATCTGAGAACGCCAGAAAGCTCATGACCCCGGACGAGGCTTCCCGCATGGACGAGAAGAAGGAACTGGTCTTTGTCACCGGCAAGCGGCCAATCTTTGCCGACAAGATCCGCTTTTACGAGGAACCATACTTTGTGAAGCGTGTATCGGTGAAGGCACCGCCTTTTTCTGATACTTGCACTGAGGTCAAGGATTACAGCCAGCTTTTCGCTATCCATGAGCCGGAACGCCGGTCACAGGAGGAAAAACGCCGGAAGGTTGAGCTTGCTCGTCTGGAAGCCGAAAAATCCTTGCAGAAAGAGGCCGGGGCACGGCCAGAGGGTGGAGAGCAGGAGGAAAAAGCTAAAAATAAAGTGCTCGATATGGCTCCTGAAAATCTGGCACCTGTGGAGCCTGAGGTTGGGGAAGAAAAAGAGGTACAGGCACCGAGTGAGCCAGCCCAACCTATGGAGGAAGAGCGGAAGCAAGGCCAGCTTACGGAAGCAGAGAGAAAGCAGGAGGCTGAGGCCTTTGCCAAGGCGGCTATATGCGTGAGCCGTCAGCCTCACAGGCGGCCAAGGCCAATGTCACAGGAGGCAGCAGATGAAAAAGAAGCAGGAAACACTGAAATTGTCGAGCCTGACAGACCTGAAGAACCGCAAGATGAAGACCATAGCGGAACCCAAGGGTCTGGACAGCCAGCAGAACCTTTTGAAGAAAGGCCACGGCCAGAAGGTGCGGACAAGGTAGAAGCACCAGCTGATGAAGGGGATGATGACGATGATGAGTATGGCTTGGATGACGATGAAGAATGGCAGAAATACCAACAGAGCAAGAAGGTGGGCTGA